The nucleotide window GCCTCGCCAGCGCTCCCTGGAGTCCATAATCCACGGTGCCCCGTGGCTCGCCGCCGCCCCATCGTACTCCCCTTGCCGGTCCGCGCTAAGGCTGCGATGTCCCCTGGCCAGTCCGTCGATGACGTGAAGCTCCATCGTCGGGCTCGAAGAAACGAAGGGTAGCTTCGCTTCGGCCACCGCCCCATTGCACCCCTTGGTTGGTCCGTAGCTCCCCCCTGCCCGGTCCGCTCCAAGGCTGCAGTGTCCCTTGGCTGGTCCGCCGACAACGCAAAGCGCCATCGCCAGGGTCAAAGAAACAAAGGGCAGCTCCACTCCGGTCGCCGCGCTCAACGGCTATCGCGTCCCCTGGCCGGTCGCTCCGCGCCACCAGCGAGCTCTAGACCGATGAACTTCACACACCGACAAACCTTAATTTCTCTCAAGCAGCAAAGAGATGTTGTGTTGAAAGCGCATGTTTCAtatattttagaggtatgttgcaagtgtttcatccggATTTTGCAAAGGTAGATCAGGATATTGCATTTGTTGTAATGgtttatacatgtatgttgcaaacgtctattcctaatgtttcatctatttttctgatgtatgctgcaagtgtgtttatctggatgttgcatatatttcgcACATATgtcgcaagtgttttatctggatgttgtgtatgttCTACTAtgggtttcaagtgtttttagatgttttttcatgtgttttatctatcttcttttatatgttgcaagtgttgcatctggatgtttcaaaagtagatctggtgttgcacatgttgctatggctattgcatgctttaagtgtttcatcggtttcagacgtatgttgcaagtgtttcatttagatgtttcaaaagtagatcttagGGAAGCACATGTTGCTGCTGCTAGTGCGCTGCCGTAGGTCATCGTGCCGTTGTGGGTCACCGCACACgcctagtggtggtggtgctgctgctgtgTGCATGCGGGCATGTGAAACGAAGCGGGCTCGAGGTGGTTCCGGTGCATGTGTGGGCCCGCTCAGCCTCTGGAGCAGGATGGCTACGTCTGGCGTAGGTTTAGAAGCACCATCCGGTGCTAGCGTCCTGGATTGAACGTTCAGGCGTCactttattttgggacagaggagtACTCTCGAGAAGCTGGAGTCCAGCCACCAGCGTCCTCACAGGCCAACGACTTATTCTCCGTGGCATGGAGTCCATCTGGCCCAATTCGCTGCCACTTGACACTAGCCCAAATCCCTCAGGCCCAAACGCTCAGCACTTCCTTCACAGTTCACACATCCAGACGGTTCAACTTCAATCCACCGGTCATCTCACCCCTCACatgaagattttttattttttatttttatatttttatattcATTTTCTGCAAAAATATTTGTTCaaaccaaaaaaaattgcaaaaataTATTACTGCTGCCGATAGTACCAACGGGAAGTACTTACCGGCAGTTGAATTGGCAGATTTTTTTTCCGCTATCAACTCATTTAAAAAGTCATAACTTTTATATATGGACTCCGAAGATAAAATCTACATAAAATCTATAGAAAAAAAGAGATCTACAATAGTCTATGAATTTTTCATTTTGAAGTCATTTTCATACGTAAAAATTGATAATAATGTTAATATCTATTGTAGATCTGCACATTAAATTGATTATTTGGATATCAAGATGGATTTAACAAAATATTTTAGACTATAAATTTATATCTCTTAGGTATCTACAATACTTGTATAAACGTTTAGGTTAAATGAAACAATTATGATTGTTTCTAAAATATGATGCACTAGTTAGTGGATAAACTGAGGCAATTTATTCACACCctgagagcatctccaagagtcttttTAAACCTTACTCTTtaaatcatcatttagagagTCATTCGCTTAAAATTGTTTTCTATATCTTTCTagtctccaacagtttttctatatcttgtttGAACTCGCCATTCTCGttttctatttttggctagcgagaaatctaGAATAGGAAATGGCTATATTTAGATAACCAAATAAAGAAGTTATTGGAGGGTATttttaccaaaatctctattcctaacaaTTAGGAAGGATATATAGAGTCTCTTGGATTTGCTCTTGTGTAGCCATCTTGAAAAAGTTATGACATTTTTCATATAATCACatataaaaataaaatttataaGAATTATATTTAAAATGAAATATGCAATCTTATAGTTCAACGTATTTTTGTTTGACGCCATCTTGATGTCAAAATAATCGATATAatgtttgaagccatcaacactGTATCAATTTTTTAGATATCAAAATGACCTCAGATTAAAATATCATAGACTACAAACTTATAGATAGTTTTTGCTTTACgattttcatatatattttcttcATCCGAGTTCATCTACAAAAGTTATAATTTTTTTAAAGATGAGCTTACAGAGAATAGTGCTACCAATTCAAATGACGGTAAGCACTTCCCTCTGGTTCAATCGGCGGCAGTAGtataattttgtattttttttatatagacaaatattaaaaaaaatgaatttaaaaaataaaagaaatctCACGGACACGGTGGTCTAGCCCACTAAAGGATATGGCCCAACATCTTCTAACCCTAATATAAGACGTTGAAGGCCCAAAAGCACCCACTGACCCACCACCCACCAGGGCACAGCCGCCCGCTTCCAGCCTTCCAGTTCCACTTCGTCATCACTTCGGCCCTCGACTTCACATCCGTCCCGCCGGCCGCAGTCCCACCCCCTCTTCCCCACCGGCCACCGCCACCATCGCGCCGTCGCCGTCACTGTCGCATCGCCGGCCGCACCTAAGCCGTTGAAGTCGCTGCAGCCTGCAGGTGCGGACACCACGTCACCCCTCACAAGGTTATCCTGTCCTTGGCAATCCGTACTTTATTCGTGTGtttcctcttctttttttttgtccGATTCTATTCAATGATGCTTCTGGGGCCATAGGGTTGGTGCCACTAGGCACtagattcttggattcttcttgctaaATCATGGATAAGATCGCACTGTTGTTTGTGTGCCTGGCTAGATCGTCGGTAAAGGGCATCCATCCTAGTTACCATAAATAGGTTCTGCCATTACCTGCGGCGGGAGCGGAGAGCCAAGAAATGCGTTAGGGGTTGCCAAGGGAAGGAGTGCCGATGGCCGATGGCCAGGGCCAGCCGGCGCCGCCacggccggtggtggtggtggctatgAAAGGCCACCCGGGGTCCGGCAAGTCCACGGCGGCACGCGCCATCGCGGCCGCGCTTCGCTGCCCGCTCCTGGACAAGGACGATGTCAAGGACTGCACGCTGCCCCTAGAGGGCTTGGCTGCTGCCGGGATGCTCAACGAGCTTTCCTACGCCGTGCTGTGGCGGATGGCTGAGCGCCAGGTACGGCTCGGTCTGTCTGTCGTCATCGACTCCCCGCTGTCGCGCCGCGCTCACCTCGACGCGCTGACACGCCTGGCCGGTGCGCTTGTCATCGTCGTGGAGTGCCGCCCTGGTGATAACGAGGAGTGGCGCCGGAGGCTGGAGAACCGTGGGGCGGCTGTTGCCAATGGTGGCGGCAGTGATGGATGGCATAAGCCGAAGATGTGGGCCGAGCTGGAGAGGCTTCTGGAAGGGTACCAAGGTTGCACAGACTATGAAATTGGGGATGTGCCGAGGATTGTGGTGGATACAACTGATCCGGCGGTTGATGCGCAGGTGATAGCTGAAAAGGTTGTGGTTTTCGTTAGGTCCCATCTTGCTTGTAGCCAGTCATCTTGTGGGAGACAGGATTCACCTGTTTGCTATTAGAAACCAAAATGTACATTAACTTAAGCATTAGGTAGAGTTTCATTGTAAAAGGTCGATCTGTTGTACTGTGATGCTCAAAGTTCTTATTTTGTTTATGGGTGTAATCTAGAGGTTCTGTTATTGTTGGGACTTAAAAGGGAttttcttgttgttgttgtgtgatCTAGAGGTTTTGTTCCTCTCCTCTCTCTAGTACATCTGTCACATTCCAATGAAATGGAATATGACTTTTCAGCATCCATGTTTAGGAGGAAAAGGGGTTCAAGCAAGTGTGCTACCAAGATAAGTATGCAATTCTGTTTTTTTCTGTAACGATAGATGCTTTATGCCTCCATTTGGTTCATTTTCACATGATTTCTGTAGCAGATTCTATATGGAAATACTGGGTTTTTTGTTGTCCTTGAGATCTTTGTTCCATTTGCTATACTACCTTCTCCTTTTTCATGATCTTTGTTTGGAAATTGCCATCAAATCCCAGTCAATCTAAActttatttgcttgcatggttTTGTAACTAGTCGTATGTACTACTTAATAGCCATCGCATTTCATTGTCTGCTTTACAAACCATATTGACGGCTAGAAGCTTGCCTATTTGTTCTGCCTGATTTCATTGCAGTTCAGTTGTTATGATTACTGGGTTTCCTATTTTTcagcttttgttttctgtttcaTGTTTGTAGTGTTGTTGTGTTTCATGGTCTGATGAGTTTTGTTCATTTAATTTTCGAACAGCACTCCATGTTGGTGTGAAGATCTATAGAACAGGCATTTGTAGAAGTATAGGCTTGAGATGTTCTGTTAACCTCCTTTATCTAAATAACACTATTGTAATGAGCTGTCAGTGTTACAAGACTACAGAACAAATGCATTGCATTCTATTTTAGCTAAAAGGTTTACTCTTTGAAAAAGAAAATGATGTGCTAATTAGCGTAGTTCTAGGGACTTCAGGAGTTCCAGGCCGGCCTAACTGATTGGAACGACTTGTTACATTACATTCAAAGTCCACATGTCAGCTCCATAATGCTGTGGCATCGTGTTTGGGAAACATTGATTGGGAGAACATTAGAACATGAATAATTGATCTTCATAGTTCAGTTTTGTGCATGTGAACAGGTGGAAAATACAAAGTCTTATAGAGGAACTAATTCTTGGCATGTGGTGCTCACTGTGCAGGGTATCAGGAACTAGAAGGAAGCACAGCATCAGTTTTTGTCTTTTTTCAGTTCTCAGTTCAAGATGGTGTCTGCTGGCCTAAAACCAGGGGTGCCTGTTATTCTGCGGGAGCTGGAGCCATCCTCAGAGATGTTCAAGCAAGGAGCGTCCCTTCGAGTCACAGGAAGGTATGTGAAGCGTCCTTTACTCCTTTTATCTCTACCTGTGAACAACCTATGTTACAGCCATGTTTTTTTAAAAGAGTTTTACTCTGCTTTTAAGAAAGCAAATATTCAAGGGTACAGACAAAACTGGGGATACCAGCTCACAAACAAGTCTAACTGCCTCTAACAACAGCAACAATAACCTAGATTTCTATTACATCAGACAGCATGGTGTCACTCACTCAGTAGTTCTTTAGCTATGCAGTAATTCTCTTCTCCATGTCTTGCACTTTAGCTTCCTTCTCCTTTAGCAGGACACACCACTTCTGCACAAAGGAGATAGCAATGTATATGACATCAGTAGGTCCGTTTGGGAACTGCTTCTCTATTCCCATCTTATTTCTTAGAGGTTCAGATGACCAGATCACCCAAGTTAGCCCTGCAAACATAAACATACCCGGCTGTTTAGAGCACCAAGTTTTGTTCCCGCCAGTTCTCAGCAAAATCAGCCAAAGAAGATGGGAACCCCACCTGTCCAAAGCATCTCTGATAATGCACCATGCAAGATGAGCAACTgggcaatgaaagaaaatatgttccATGGTTTCTGATTTATCATATAGAGTACGATTACCATTTCCTTTCCACCCTCTTTTTTAAGAACCTGTAGCTGCTCCCATTCCTGGAGTGACCGCCCATGTAGCGATCTTCTCAAGCTTATACACCATTCGCCCTCGTTACAGGTATCAGCCACAGTGTTGCAACTATTATCACAGATGTTGTACAGCTTTGAATATTTAGTGGAACCCTGTACAGCCACACATCCTCTCAGAACACAGTTTTCTTACCATTTTTTACCTTATATATCGCCCCCCATTTTAAACAGATTTTTGATTCTGTGTAAACCCTGCCAAAACTGTGAGGACCCTCTAGTTTTAGAGTTGAAAAAATTTCCCATCTGGCATGTATTTTGCCGCTAAGATTTTATACCAGGTTTCAGTGCTCCCCTGAACTAATTTCCAGACCCACTTGGTCAAAAGACAGTTCATGGTTTTAGTGTTTATAGCACCCAGATCCTCTTGGGCTTTTGGCCTGTTTATCATTTCCCATTTTGCCATGTGATATCTGAATTTCCTGTTGGCCCCATAAGTGAGTCTGTTAATGTAAGTTACCTATATAAACATCTTGAAACATCCCATAGTAATCGTCTTTAATTAAGTCCCAAAAATTCTGAAAGAAAGTGACTCCATACTCATTTGGTCCAGGTGCCAAATCCCCTTTCATTTCCAATACTGCTCCCTGAATCCTCTAGAGAAAAAGGTCTGCTCAGATCCTCCCTGTCTCTTTCAGACACTTGCATCTCTGCTGGCCAAAAAGAGCTAGACAGAGTAAGGCTACATTCCAGATTTGGGCCAAACAACTTCTTGTAAAATTCCACCACATGATCCATAATGCCCTGTTGGCCTTTAATTTCCTTTCCTTCTGACTCTAACCACAAAATAGTAGATTTTCGTCTCCTCCCATTAGCAAACTGATGAAAAAACTGTGTTTGTGAACCCCCTTGATAATCCATTTTTCTCAGTCCTTTGTCTCCAATATATTTCTTCCCTCTGGTAGATGCTTTCCAGTTGATTTTCCAAATTATGTCTTTGTTCCCGATCCAACCCTGAAATCCCCATGCTGTCTGCCGCCCTGTCAAATTCCTCCAGCTGTTGCAAAATTTTCCTTTTGTCTCTCTTTTGCTCTCCTATTTTTTGCCAGCTCCATCCTTTCAAATGTCTCCTGAGATACTGGAGGTATCCATGCCACTTATCCAGTGAATAGCAGTGATCTGAACTCCCCTTACATTTTTCCATTTCTGTTGAACCATCTCCCTGAAATCTGGTTGTAGTAACCACTGGTTTTCAAAATAGAAATATCTCTGTCTTCGAGCTCCTTGCTCCCCAGAGTCCAGAAAAATGGGTGAGTGATCAGAtccgtatctagttttgttccaAGCCAAGCCCAAAGTCATGTTTTTTAGACCAAGTGTAATTCCTACCCGCCATACTAATTTCCCTTAAATGATGGTTACCCTAGCCACCTTGACCATGGCTCCTTTCCTGATTGTTCCTAATCAGGTTAAAGCATCCTCCTAAAACCACCGGTAAAGAGTCTTTCTCACAAATCTCATTCAACTCTTGATTCTTGAATAAATTCTTCAAAGGAATCATGCCATGCTGGCCCATAAACTGAGATTAGGTTCCATCTATGGTCGGTAATCATATTCCTTATTATGGTGAGAATGCAAAAGGTGAACCTCTCATTGTGTTCTACTTCGAACTTATCCACAATCAAGCCTCCAGAATGTCCTCCGCGGGTGTCCAGTACCAAGAAAATTATCCTGTCTCCCTAGGTCTCTTAATTCATTATCCGTGAAATCTTGCTTCATTATTTCCTGTAAAGCCACAATGTCTAGTTTTTCTTGTGTAACATGCTCCTTTACTTGACCTCTTAACTTTCCTCTGATATTTGCTGTCCCCTGTAAGTGCTTCCATTTTCCTTGCACTATTGGATATGACCtccgaagggcgggcctggtgcaagctgtagagtcttaccgcctgtgaccggaaggtcccggtttcgagtcacggtctcctcgcattgcataggggtaaggcttgccactaacatccttccccagaccctgcacagagcgggagctctctgcactgggtacgccctttttttattgGATATGACCTCCATGGCCAGCTCTTGGGTTTCCTGCTCAGCTTGAGGAACTGTTTTCTCCTTTTGTTTGTCTAAGTACAACTTTTGCCTCCTCGGCTATTTGTGCTCCGCCTATTTCCTCTGCCCTGAACATCTGAAGCTGACGTATCTACATTTTCTACCTCTTCCTAAATCAGCCACGTTTAACCTCTTGTTTTTCTTCAGTCTTCAGTCATTCGATGTGGACTCTGCAACTGCCGTCATTCAGGACGGCAGCGTGAGTTTGAAGGTTGACACCCAACATCTGAGGGACATCAGTTTCCGCACGAATTCAGCATACCAGTTCATTGGCGAACTTCAGATCCGTGAAGATAATGATGTACATGATCCTCCTTCCTCAAGTATTTTTTTCCAGCCTGTTTGATACTAG belongs to Miscanthus floridulus cultivar M001 chromosome 4, ASM1932011v1, whole genome shotgun sequence and includes:
- the LOC136549404 gene encoding uncharacterized protein; this encodes MADGQGQPAPPRPVVVVAMKGHPGSGKSTAARAIAAALRCPLLDKDDVKDCTLPLEGLAAAGMLNELSYAVLWRMAERQVRLGLSVVIDSPLSRRAHLDALTRLAGALVIVVECRPGDNEEWRRRLENRGAAVANGGGSDGWHKPKMWAELERLLEGYQGCTDYEIGDVPRIVVDTTDPAVDAQVIAEKVVVFVRSHLACSQSSCGRQDSPVCY
- the LOC136549405 gene encoding CST complex subunit TEN1, which encodes MVSAGLKPGVPVILRELEPSSEMFKQGASLRVTGSLQSFDVDSATAVIQDGSVSLKVDTQHLRDISFRTNSAYQFIGELQIREDNDAILLARIGRNVDGLDLNLYQQALLIRRQHEAKLLSSRTRRA